A region of the Microbacterium sp. SL75 genome:
CGGACGACATCGTGATCGTGCCCCTGTTGCTGTCGACCGGCTACCACACCGAGGTCGACCTGGTGGAGGCCGCCGACGGACTGCCCGTCGCCCCCGCTCTCGGGCCCCACCCGGTGCTGGCCGAGATCCTCGCCGACCGCGTCCGCGCCGCCGGGGCGGGTCCCGACGACACCGTCGTGCTCGCCGCGGCCGGCTCCACCCGCCCGGGCGCCGTGATGGACGTCGAACGCATGGCGGAGCTGATGGCGGATGCCGGTGTCACCGGCCCCGTCGTGACGGCCTACGCCGCGGCATCCGATCCCCGCATCCCGGATGCCGTGGCCGCAGCACGCGCGGACGGCCGACGCACCGTCGCCGCGAGCTACGTCCTCGCACCGGGGCACTTCTCGCGCTTGATCGAGAAGGCGCAGGCCGACCTGACCACCGCCCCGATCGGTGCGGACCCGCGCCTGGCGGCGGTGGTGTGGGAGCGATGGCGCGGTGCGCGCGTCGCCCCGGTCGCCGGGGCCGCCGGGGCAGATCCGCGCTCCTCGGACGCGCCGGCGGACGCGCCCGCCGAGCCCGACACGGCCTCGCGCGCCTGGCTCACCGCGTTGCGCAGGCTCGTCTCGGGCGCTCGCCGCCGCGCCTGAGGGGCGGGCTGAGGCGGCGCGGGTAGGGTTCCTCTCGCCCATGCATCGCCTCCTCATCGCTCTCCTCGCCGCCCTCGACGCCGTCCTGGCGACCGCCGGTGGCATCGCCGTCGTGCTCGCACCGCTCACGCTGCTGTGGGTGTTCGGCGTCGGCAACCCCGACTGGAGCGCTCTGTGGCCCGCGTCGGCCGCGATCTGGCACCTCGGCCACCTCGTGCCGGTGACCATCACCCTGCCCGACGCCTACCTCGCCGCGACCGGCATCGACCCGACGTTCGCGACTTTCACGCTGTCTCTCGCCCCCCTGGCCTTCGCGGCCTTCACCGGCCTCTTCGCCGCTCGTTCCGGCTCTCGCGCCGCAGAGGCGGGCGCCGGTCTCACCGGGTGGCTCTCGGGCTCGTTGGTCTTCGCGGCTCTCTCGGCGGGCATCGCGCTCACCTCACAGGCTTCGCTCGTGGCATCCGAAACCTGGCTCGCCATCCTGCTGCCGACGCTGATCTTCCTCGTGCCCTCGCTCATCGGCGCCGTCGTGGGCGCCTGGCGCGTGGGCGACGACGGGCCGGTCGATGCCGTGCGCGGATGGATCGAGCGGATGCCGAGCGCCTGGGCGCCCGTTCCCGCGCTCGCGCTGCGGGGACTGGCGATCACCACTCTGGGACTCGTCTCGGTGGGCGCGGTGGTCGTGCTGGCGGGTCTCATCGCCCGCGCTTCGCAGGTGATCGGGCTGTACCAGGCCAGTAACGCCGACGGTATCGGCGCGACCGTCATCGCCCTCGGTCAGCTCTTCTACCTCCCCACGCTCGTGCTCTGGGCCACGTCGTTCGCCGCCGGGCCGGGCTTCGCCCTCGGTGCCGACACCGCGGTCACCCCGGCCGCGACGCAGGTCGGTGCGCTCCCCGGCATCCCGGTGCTGGGCGCGGTGTCCGATTCGACCTCGTCGTGGCTGCTGCTGCTCGTGCTGCTGCCGATCGCCGTGGGCGCGTTGACGGGATGGATCCTGCGATCCCGGATGCCATCGACCACCGGCCCCGAGCCGCTGGGACCTCGGCTGGTCCTGGCCGTCGCGGTCGCGGCGCTCACCGGCGGCATGGGTGCGCTCGCCGCCGTGGTCTCGTCGGGGTCGATCGGTCCCGGCCGCCTCGCCGCTACGGGCCCGCAGCCGGGCCCGCTCGCCCTGACGCTCGGCCTCGAGGTGCTGGTGGGGCTTGCGATCCTGCTGCTCAGCCCGCGCTTCGGCGGGTACGAGGGCGACGACCGGTACGAGGAGCGCGACGACCGGGGCTTCTCGTTCTCCGCGCGCGAGCACACGCCCTTCGACCGCGACGAGCACTGGACCGGCCCGACCCCGACCGGCTTGCCCGCCGGCGCGGGCATCTCGCACGACGTCTGGCCGAGCTCGTACCGCGATCCGGATGCCGTGGCGACCGACACCGCGCTGGGGGTACGGGGGACCGCTCGGGGATCATCCCCTTCTTCAGCATCGCCCGTGTCTTCGCCGCCCGTTCCTGCGCCGCCCGTCTCCGAGAGCCCCGTGGCGGGCGCGAGCGGGCGCGCACCCGACGAACTCAGCGACGACGAGGTGCGTGCGCGAATCCGCGCCGCCTGGTCGGAGCACGGCGGCGAGCCCGACGACAGGCGCTGACCGCCACGCGATCGGGCCGGCCGCCCCGGGGCGTTCGGCCCGGGCCCGACCCGCTCGGCCGGTACGGCAGGCTCCGAGCCGGCGGTCCCCGGCTGCTCTCGAGGGCCCGCGCGCGCGGACGCACCTGCGTAGACTGAGCGCGTGCTCACGGTCGCCGTCCTCATCTCCGGCACCGGCTCGAACCTCCGCGCCCTGCTCGAGGCGGCCTCGGCCCCCGGCTTTCCGGCGCGTGTGATCGCGGTCGGTGCCGATCGCGAGGCCGACGGCTTCGCCCACGCCGAGCACTTCGGCATCCCGACCTTCCTCGTCCCCTTCGGTGCGTTCACCTCTCGTGAGGAGTGGGGCGCCGAGCTGGGTGCACAGCTGTCGGTGTGGAATCCCGACCTCGTCGTGCTCAGCGGCATGATGCGGCTGCTGCCGGCCGATCTCGTCGCCGCGTGGGAACCGCGCATCATCAACACCCACCCCGCGTACCTGCCGGAGTTCCCCGGGGCGCACGGGGTGCGTGACGCCCTCGCGGCGGGCGTCGAGCAGACCGGAGCGAGCGTGATCGTCGTCGATTCCGGCGTCGATACTGGCCCGATCCTTGCGCAGGAGCGCATCCCGGTGCTCCCCGGCGACGACGAGGACTCTCTGCACGATCGCATCAAACCCGTCGAACGACGTCTGCTCATCGACGTCGTTCGACGCATCGCCGAGGGTGAGCTCGACCTCGCCGCCACGGCATCCCGAACCGCCTGACCCGCCCGACGGGCGTCGGCCCGTCGTGCATCCGAACCCGACTCGAGACACAGGAGCCGAACGCCATGGCCGGACCCCGCCACGACCCCGCCGACTACCGCCCCCGCGACGTCGTCCCGATCCGCCGCGCGCTGGTGTCGGTGAGCGACAAGACCGGTCTGCTCGACCTCGGCGCAGCGCTCGCCGCCGCCGGTGTCGAGATCGTCTCGACCGGGGGCTCGGCGACTCTGCTGCGCGACGCCGGGTACGACGTCACCGACGTCTCGGCCGTCACGGGCTTCCCCGAGTCGCTCGACGGGCGCGTGAAGACCCTGCACCCGAGCGTGCACGCGGGACTGCTCGCCGACCTGCGCCTGGCCTCGCACGAGGCGCAGCTCGAGGAGCTGGAGATCCGCCCCTTCGAGCTCGTGGTCGTCAACCTCTACCCGTTCGTCGAGACCGTGGCATCCGGTGCCCAGGGCGACGACGTGGTGGAGCAGATCGACATCGGCGGCCCCGCCATGGTGCGCGCGTCGGCGAAGAACCACGCGAACGTCGCCATCGTCGTCTCGCCTGAGTCGTACCCCGCCATCATCGACGCGCTGCAGGGTGAGGGCGGCACGACCCTTGCGCAGCGCCGCGAGCTCGCGGCCCGCGCGTTCTCGCACACCGCCGCCTACGACACCGCCGTGTCGACGTGGTTCGCCGAGGGCACCCTCGCCGACGACATCGATCTGCCCGCGCACCTGACGATCCAGGCCGAGCGTCTGTCGACGTTGCGCTACGGCGAGAACTCGCACCAGCGCGCCGCGATCTACACGCGCGTCGGCGGCCACGGCATCGCCCAGGCCACGCAGCTGCAGGGCAAAGAGATGTCGTACAACAACTACGTCGACGCCGACGCGGCGCTGCGCGCCGCTTTCGACATGGTCAAGCCGGCCGTGGCGATCATCAAGCACGCGAACCCCTGCGGCATCGCGGTCGCGGCCCCCAACGCCCTCGACCCGATCGCCTCGGCGCACCTGCGCGCGCACGAGTGCGACCCCGTGTCGGCGTTCGGCGGCGTGATCGCCGCGAACCGCACGGTCACGCTCAAGATGGCAGAGAACCTGCGCGACATCTTCACCGAGGTCGTCATCGCCCCCGATTTCGAGCCCGAGGCGCTCGAGGTGTTCAAGCTCAAGAAGAACCTGCGCGTGCTGCGCCTGCCCGCCGACTGGCAGCAGGAGCGCATGGACGTGCGCCTCGTCTCGGGCGGACTTCTCCTGCAGGACGCGGACCGCTTCCCCGACGACATCGAGTCGGTCGCGAAGGACTGGGAGCTCGTCTCGGGTGAGCGTCCCGCGGACGAAGACATGGAGAGCCTCATCTTCGCCTGGAAGTCGTGCCGCGCGGTGAAGTCGAACGCGATCGTGCTCGCCCAGGGGTCGGCCACCGTCGGCATCGGCATGGGCCAGGTCAACCGCGTCGACTCGTGCCGTCTCGCGGTGGAGCGCGCCGGTGACCGTGCGCGCGGCTCCATCGCGGCATCCGATGCGTTCTTCCCCTTCGCCGACGGCCCCCAGGTGCTGATCGACGCGGGCATCTCGGCCATCATCCAGCCCGGCGGTTCGGTTCGGGATGCCGAGGTCATCGACGCCGCGCGCGCCGCCGGTGTAACCATGTTCTTCACCGGGGAGCGCCACTTCTTCCACTGAGACCTCTCGGTGCGTTCGACGCCGTCGCAGCTTCGGCTGCGGCGGCGTCGTCGCGTGTGCGGGGGGCGGGTGTCGGTGCGTGTGCGGGGTGGGTTGTGGGGGTTTGGGGCGGGTGCCGGTGCGTGTTGCGGGGCGGTTGCCGGCGCGGGCTTCGGGCAGAAACGCGGTGCGCGCGCAGAAACGCGTGGTGCTCGTGTTTCTGAGCGCGCACGGCGTTTATGCGTGGTCGGGGTGGCGTGATGTGCGCTGTGGGGCGCGTTTCGCGGCGGTGGTGGACGTCATTCGCCGAAGGGCGGAGTGCGCCCCGAACGGCGGAGTGCGCCCCGAGCGGGGCTCGCGCCTGCGGTCGGGTGCGCGGCCGCGGTCAGGCGCTCAGTGCGACGAGCTTGGCCACCGTGTTCGCGTTGCGCGCGGTGCCCGTCACACCGAGGCGTTTCTCGAACCAGGCTGCCTGCAGCTTCGAGCCGCCGATTCCTTCGGGATACCGCACGAACACCTCGCGACCATCCAGCAACGCCTCTTCGGGGTAATCCGCCGGGACGACGATCTTTTTCTCCGGGGCCGGAGGTTCCGCGAGGAACACGGTCTGAACCCACCGACCTTCGGCCGCGCCGGCGAACGGATTCCGAGCGTGCGCATCCGCGAGTTCGGCGTGGGTGCGCGCGATGACCGGGAGGTCGAAGCCGAACGCCGTGCGCACGGCACCGCGGATCACGCCCGCAATCTCGCCGGGGGAGCGCCCGCCGTCGTCGAGCACGATGTTGCCGGCGACTTGCAGCGTTTCGACCTCACCCAGACCCTCGGATGCCAACACCTCACGCAGCGCGGGCATCTTCAGTGCCGTCGGTCCGCCGACGCCGCGGAGGAGGGCGACGATGCGGGGCATGAGGCGACCTTACGCCGTGCGAGCGCGGGCGTGGAGGACGAAAGCGCCGCCAACAACACCGCGCCGAGTGGGACACCGTGGCGCAGCGAGCCGGTTTCGTTCGCGCGCTTCTCGGAGCACGTCGGAGCCTCGCTTCGAACGGGGGCGGGGCCGAGCGTTTCTCGGCGCTCGCGCGGGCCCCGGTCTCAGGCGGAGTCGCGCCCGAGCGTCTCGAGCAGGCGCAACCAGACCTCGCTGACGGTCGGGTACGAGGGAACCGCGTGCCACAGACGCTTCACCGGCACCTCGCCGACGATCGCAACCGTGGCGGAGTGCAGCAGTTCGGCGATATCGGGCCCGACGAAGGTGGCGCCGATGAGAACACCCCGGTCGAGATCGACGATCGCACGGGCCTTGCCGACGTAGGCGTCGGACTGCTCGCTCGACCCGGCGATGCTTGCGAGGTCGTAGTCGAGCACCTTCACGTTCAGGCCCTTCTGCTCCGCTTTCTGTGCGGTGAGACCGACGGATGCCACCTCGGGGTCGGTGAACGTCACCTGGGGGACCGCGTCGTGGTCGGCGGTGGCGACGTGCGCGCCCCAGGGAGCGTCGTCGACCTCGTCGCCTTTCGCCCGAGCGGCGATCACGTCGCCCGCAGCCCGGGCCTGGTACTTGCCCTGATGGGTGAGCAGGGCGCGGTGGTTGACGTCGCCTACGGCGTAGAGCCAGTCGAAACCGCGGACGAGGAGGGTGTCGTCGACGTCGAGCCAGGTGTCGGCGTCGAGGCCCACGGCATCCAGACCGAGATCGCCGGTGCGCGGAGTACGACCGACGGCGACGAGAACCTCGTCGGCGGTGACGGTGGTGCCGTCGGACAGCTCGAGCACCGCGCGCCCGTCGTCGTCGCGGCGGGCGGACGTGGCATCCGCTCCCTCTTTGATCGTGACGCCGCGGTCGCGGAGCGAGGATGCGACGAGCTCGCCGGCGAACGGCTCGTTGCCCCCGAGAAGGCCCGAGCGGGCGATGAGGGTGACGGTGGTGCCGAGGCTCTGGAACGCGGTCGCCATTTCGGCGCCCACGACGCCGCCGCCGATGATCGCGAGAGAACCGGGGACTCGCTGCACGGCGGTGGCCTCGCGGCTGGTCCACGGCGCGATGTCGGCGAGACCCGGGATATCGGGGAGGAGTGCAGCGGAGCCGGTGCAGACGGCGACCGCATGCCGGGCGAGGAGGTCGGTCGTCGCGCCGTCTTCGGCGGTGACGCGTACGCGCTTCTCGCCGGTCAGGCGGCCGTGGCCGCGCACGAGGTCGATGCCCGCGCCCTGCAGCCACTCGACCTGACCGGAGTCGTTGTAGTCGCTGGTCATGGTGTCGCGACGGCGGAGCACCGCGTCGACATCGAGGTCGCCGGTGACGGCCTGCTTCGCGCCGTCGACGTCGCGGGCGGCGCGCAGGGCTGCGGCGCTGCGCAGAAGAGCCTTCGAGGGCATGCACGCCCAGTACGAGCACTCGCCGCCGACGAGCTCGGATTCGACGATGGCGGCGGTGAGACCGGCCTGCACGGCACGGTCGGCCACGTTCTCGCCGACGGGGCCGGCGCCGATGACGATGAGGTCGTATTCGCGTTCGCTCATGTTCCTCACGCTACCCACGACCTCCGACATCGCACGGGGGTTGCGCCCAGGCCCGACGACCGGGAGGGGACGGTCGAGCCGGCCCGCACGGCCGTGTCCGATTTCCGCCAGTCGATGTCGGAGGTCGATGGCAGGGTGGATGCCATGACCACTTCCGTCTCCGAGCCCGCGGGCTTCGCCGAGCGCTATCGCGTGATCCAGTCGCGCGACCGCCGCTTCGACGGGCAGTTCGTCACGGCGGTGCGTTCGACGCGCATCTACTGCCGTCCGAGCTGTCCTGCGCGCACGCCGAAGGAAGAGAACGTCACCTTCTACGCCACCTCCGCCGCGGCGCACGAGGCGGGCTATCGCGCCTGCAAGAGGTGTCTGCCCGAGGCCGCTCCCGGCTCTCCCCTGTGGGACGTCCGCCAGGACGTGGCCGCGCGGGCCATGCGCCTCATCGCCGACGGCGTCGTCGACCGCGAGGGGGTTCCGGGGCTCGCGCGGCGCCTCGGCTATTCGTCGCGGCACCTCACCCGGCTCCTCACCGCCGAGCTCGGGGCCGGGCCTCTCGCGCTCGCCCGCGCGCAGCGCGCGCACACCGCACGGGCGCTGCTGGTGGGGACCGACCTCCCCTCGGCCGACGTGGCGTTCTCCTCCGGGTTCTCGAGCATCCGTCAGTTCACCGAGACCATCGGCGAGGTGTTCGGGATGCCGCCGCGCGATCTCCGTGCGCGACGCTCCCACACCTCGGGTGTCGAGGCCGCGGCGGGCGAGATCGACCTCGCCCTGCCGGTGCGAGGGCCGATCGACACCGTCGGCCTTTTCGGGTGGATGAGGGCTCATGCGATTCCGGGCGTCGAGGAGGGCGGCGACCGCTCGTTCGCGCGTGTCGCTCGCCTCCCGGGCGGCCCGGCGTGGTTCGAGGTGCGCCTCGCCGACGACGGTCGGCTCCGGTTGCGCGCGCGGTTGTCGGCCTTGGCCGACCTCGGCACGCTCATCGCCCGCGTTCGCCGACTGTTCGACCTCGACGCCGACCCCCTCGCGATCGACGAGGCTCTCGCCCGGCATCCCGAGCTCGCCCCCGCCGTGGCGGCGATCCCCGGTGTGCGGGTTCCCGGTGCGGTCGACGCCCACGAGATGCTGTTGCGGGCCATGATCGGGCAGCAGATCAGCGTGGCGTCGGCCCGGACCATGCAGGGCCGGCTGACGGCCGAACTCGGCGAACCCACCGCCATCGGCCCGAGGCCGCTCGCTCTCTTCCCCACGCCGGCGGTGATCGCCGAGCACGGGCTCGAGGTCCTTCGCGGGCCCGCGGCGCGCATGCGGGCCATCGTCGAGGCGGCGGCAGCGCTGGCCGACGGCCGCCTCGAGCTCGGCGCCGGCGACGACGGCGCGGAGCAGCGCGAGCGGCTGCTGGCGATGCGAGGGATCGGCCCGTGGACAGCCGATTACGTGCGCATGCGCGTGCTCGGCGATCCCGATGTCCTGCTTCCCGGCGACGTCGCGGCCCGCGCCGGTGCGGCAGCCCTCGGGCTCCCCTCCGATCCGGCGGGCTTCACCGCGTGGTCGGAGCGATCTGCGCCCTGGCGCAGCTACGCGATGGCGCACTACTGGTATGCCGCTCCGGTGACCCAGTCCTGGCGCGCACCGGCCGAGACGGCGGCCGCAGTCGCGGCGTCCCCCACCCGTCGGCGAGCCTCGGGCATGCGCGCCGACGTCGTCCTGACCCCCTCACCCGATTCCGTCACAGAGAGCGAGAACCCCGCATGACCGCCGCCACCCTCCAGTTCGTCGATACCCCCGACGGTGCGTTCGCGATCCTTGCCGATGAGGTCGACCGGGTGATCGTGTCGGGGTGGACCGATGACACCGACGCCGTTCTCGCGCGGCTCCGACCGGATCAGCGTCCAGCCGACGTCCGTCGGGGCACGACGACGGCCGCTGATGCTGTTCGTGCGTACTACGCGGGCGATATCGGTGCGATCGACTCCGTCGTCGTCTCTCAGCGGGGGACGCGCCTGCAACTGGCCGGGTGGGAGGCGCTGCGCGCCATCACCCCCGGGACGCCCCTCACCTACACGG
Encoded here:
- a CDS encoding sirohydrochlorin chelatase, which codes for MTAVLIACAHGTRFEEGRVVVRELLEVLRATAPAGVDVLEAYVDVHGPSVTDVVAEARERTDDIVIVPLLLSTGYHTEVDLVEAADGLPVAPALGPHPVLAEILADRVRAAGAGPDDTVVLAAAGSTRPGAVMDVERMAELMADAGVTGPVVTAYAAASDPRIPDAVAAARADGRRTVAASYVLAPGHFSRLIEKAQADLTTAPIGADPRLAAVVWERWRGARVAPVAGAAGADPRSSDAPADAPAEPDTASRAWLTALRRLVSGARRRA
- a CDS encoding DUF6350 family protein gives rise to the protein MHRLLIALLAALDAVLATAGGIAVVLAPLTLLWVFGVGNPDWSALWPASAAIWHLGHLVPVTITLPDAYLAATGIDPTFATFTLSLAPLAFAAFTGLFAARSGSRAAEAGAGLTGWLSGSLVFAALSAGIALTSQASLVASETWLAILLPTLIFLVPSLIGAVVGAWRVGDDGPVDAVRGWIERMPSAWAPVPALALRGLAITTLGLVSVGAVVVLAGLIARASQVIGLYQASNADGIGATVIALGQLFYLPTLVLWATSFAAGPGFALGADTAVTPAATQVGALPGIPVLGAVSDSTSSWLLLLVLLPIAVGALTGWILRSRMPSTTGPEPLGPRLVLAVAVAALTGGMGALAAVVSSGSIGPGRLAATGPQPGPLALTLGLEVLVGLAILLLSPRFGGYEGDDRYEERDDRGFSFSAREHTPFDRDEHWTGPTPTGLPAGAGISHDVWPSSYRDPDAVATDTALGVRGTARGSSPSSASPVSSPPVPAPPVSESPVAGASGRAPDELSDDEVRARIRAAWSEHGGEPDDRR
- the purN gene encoding phosphoribosylglycinamide formyltransferase — protein: MLTVAVLISGTGSNLRALLEAASAPGFPARVIAVGADREADGFAHAEHFGIPTFLVPFGAFTSREEWGAELGAQLSVWNPDLVVLSGMMRLLPADLVAAWEPRIINTHPAYLPEFPGAHGVRDALAAGVEQTGASVIVVDSGVDTGPILAQERIPVLPGDDEDSLHDRIKPVERRLLIDVVRRIAEGELDLAATASRTA
- the purH gene encoding bifunctional phosphoribosylaminoimidazolecarboxamide formyltransferase/IMP cyclohydrolase, whose product is MAGPRHDPADYRPRDVVPIRRALVSVSDKTGLLDLGAALAAAGVEIVSTGGSATLLRDAGYDVTDVSAVTGFPESLDGRVKTLHPSVHAGLLADLRLASHEAQLEELEIRPFELVVVNLYPFVETVASGAQGDDVVEQIDIGGPAMVRASAKNHANVAIVVSPESYPAIIDALQGEGGTTLAQRRELAARAFSHTAAYDTAVSTWFAEGTLADDIDLPAHLTIQAERLSTLRYGENSHQRAAIYTRVGGHGIAQATQLQGKEMSYNNYVDADAALRAAFDMVKPAVAIIKHANPCGIAVAAPNALDPIASAHLRAHECDPVSAFGGVIAANRTVTLKMAENLRDIFTEVVIAPDFEPEALEVFKLKKNLRVLRLPADWQQERMDVRLVSGGLLLQDADRFPDDIESVAKDWELVSGERPADEDMESLIFAWKSCRAVKSNAIVLAQGSATVGIGMGQVNRVDSCRLAVERAGDRARGSIAASDAFFPFADGPQVLIDAGISAIIQPGGSVRDAEVIDAARAAGVTMFFTGERHFFH
- a CDS encoding DUF1697 domain-containing protein, producing the protein MPRIVALLRGVGGPTALKMPALREVLASEGLGEVETLQVAGNIVLDDGGRSPGEIAGVIRGAVRTAFGFDLPVIARTHAELADAHARNPFAGAAEGRWVQTVFLAEPPAPEKKIVVPADYPEEALLDGREVFVRYPEGIGGSKLQAAWFEKRLGVTGTARNANTVAKLVALSA
- a CDS encoding dihydrolipoyl dehydrogenase family protein, whose product is MSEREYDLIVIGAGPVGENVADRAVQAGLTAAIVESELVGGECSYWACMPSKALLRSAAALRAARDVDGAKQAVTGDLDVDAVLRRRDTMTSDYNDSGQVEWLQGAGIDLVRGHGRLTGEKRVRVTAEDGATTDLLARHAVAVCTGSAALLPDIPGLADIAPWTSREATAVQRVPGSLAIIGGGVVGAEMATAFQSLGTTVTLIARSGLLGGNEPFAGELVASSLRDRGVTIKEGADATSARRDDDGRAVLELSDGTTVTADEVLVAVGRTPRTGDLGLDAVGLDADTWLDVDDTLLVRGFDWLYAVGDVNHRALLTHQGKYQARAAGDVIAARAKGDEVDDAPWGAHVATADHDAVPQVTFTDPEVASVGLTAQKAEQKGLNVKVLDYDLASIAGSSEQSDAYVGKARAIVDLDRGVLIGATFVGPDIAELLHSATVAIVGEVPVKRLWHAVPSYPTVSEVWLRLLETLGRDSA
- a CDS encoding AlkA N-terminal domain-containing protein, whose protein sequence is MTTSVSEPAGFAERYRVIQSRDRRFDGQFVTAVRSTRIYCRPSCPARTPKEENVTFYATSAAAHEAGYRACKRCLPEAAPGSPLWDVRQDVAARAMRLIADGVVDREGVPGLARRLGYSSRHLTRLLTAELGAGPLALARAQRAHTARALLVGTDLPSADVAFSSGFSSIRQFTETIGEVFGMPPRDLRARRSHTSGVEAAAGEIDLALPVRGPIDTVGLFGWMRAHAIPGVEEGGDRSFARVARLPGGPAWFEVRLADDGRLRLRARLSALADLGTLIARVRRLFDLDADPLAIDEALARHPELAPAVAAIPGVRVPGAVDAHEMLLRAMIGQQISVASARTMQGRLTAELGEPTAIGPRPLALFPTPAVIAEHGLEVLRGPAARMRAIVEAAAALADGRLELGAGDDGAEQRERLLAMRGIGPWTADYVRMRVLGDPDVLLPGDVAARAGAAALGLPSDPAGFTAWSERSAPWRSYAMAHYWYAAPVTQSWRAPAETAAAVAASPTRRRASGMRADVVLTPSPDSVTESENPA
- a CDS encoding methylated-DNA--[protein]-cysteine S-methyltransferase, producing MTAATLQFVDTPDGAFAILADEVDRVIVSGWTDDTDAVLARLRPDQRPADVRRGTTTAADAVRAYYAGDIGAIDSVVVSQRGTRLQLAGWEALRAITPGTPLTYTGFATALGSPTAVRAAASICARNAVALFVPCHRVLRADGSMGGFAWGTRVKQSLLSRESAT